One Nostoc sp. CENA543 genomic window, AAGTCGAAGCTAATCAGTTTTCCACTACTACTAAATTAGTCGGTGATGCAATTTTCGTGGCTGCGGATACATTCGGCGATCGCGCCAATAATACACCAGCAAATGACACCAAAGATAGCACTAACACCTTCTTTAGCTACCGTGTCCGACTGAATTTGCAAACTAGTTTTACCGGTAGAGACCAACTGACCACAATTCTTACAGCAGGGAGTGCAGTTCCCAATTTAACCAGCACCACAGGAACAGCAATGACCCGCTTTACCTTTGATACTGATGGTAGAGAAGGAACATACCTCAGTCAACTAGTCTATCGTTTTCCTGTAGGAAAAAAGGCCACCGTTTGGGTAGGGACAAGAGCTTTACAACCAGCTGTATTTACTCCTACTATCAATGCTTCCGTTGGTGGTTTGAATGGCGCATTGTCTCGTTTTGCTACATTTAATCCCACTATTTATCGACCAGGATTTGACGGTGCTGGTGCGGCTTTTGCGTATAAATTCAACAGCCAGCTACAACTCAACTTGGGTTACATCGTCAACGATAGTCAAGCTAACAGACCCGCAGATGGTAATGGCTTTTTCAACGGTAATAGTTTGGCATTAGGTCAACTCACTTATTCACCTAGTCGTCAGTTAGATGTGGCTCTTGCCTATGGTCGTAAATACTTTGGGACTGGGACTGGTTTTAACTTAACTGGTGGGACAGGTAGTGCTTTTTCGAGAAATCCTTTTGAACAAAACGCGACAACTAGCGATAACTTTGGTCTGCAATTTAATTGGAGAACTAGTAGCCGCTTCCATTTAGGTGGTTGGTTTGGTTATACCCTCGCACATCAGCAAAATGGTTCAGATAACGATGCCACTATTATCAATGGCGCGTTAACCTTGGCTTTTCCAGACCTGGGTAAACAGGGTAATGTTGGTGGTTTCATCATTGGTGTACCACCAAAAGTCACAAGTAATGATTATCGACCCAGACCAAACGCAGCCCGTCGGGAAGACCCGGATACATCTTTACATTTAGAGGCTTTTTATACTTGGCGCGTCAGTGACAACATCAGAATCACTCCCTCTTGCTTTGTAATTACCAAGCCAGAACATAACGGAGCGAATGATCCCATTTGGGTGGGTGCTGTTCGTACTACTTTTAGCTTTTAATAGGGGTGTAAGGGTGTGGGGGTGTAAGGGAAAACCTATGCCCCATGCCCCATGCCCTATGCCCAATTTTTAGTTCGTGATTCTTAATATTTGGATATCTAATAATTAGATTCTCGATTATTGTGATGAGCAGTACATATTTTTGATGGACTCATCGTGTAATCTTTATTCACTGAGTAAGATTGCTACGTAAATTTAACTACACGCCAAATAGCGATCGCATTGCATTATTGAAGAACAAGAATATGAGTAAGAAACGTAAGTTTCGTTTAGGTGCATTTATTCAAGCTACCGGACATCATGTTTCTGCCTGGCGACATCCAGATGCCCAAATAGATGCAGGTTTGAATTTCCAGCATTATAAAGAAATCACCCAAACTGCCGAACGGGGTCTATTTGATGCGGTATTTCTGGCAGATAGTCCGGGTGTTTGGGGAGGCGCACCAGCAACTCAAAAACGCAATGGGAAACTTGTTCATTTTGAGCCTGTGACGCTCTTTTCGGCTTTATCCGCCGTGACTACAAACATCGGCTTTATTGCTACGGCCTCCACTACCTACGAAGAACCCTATACCCTAGCTCGTAAATTTGCTTCCTTAGATCACTTAAGTCAAGGTCGTGCAGGTTGGAATGTCGTTACCACAGGTAATGAAAACGCCGCCGCTAACTTTGGTCTTGAGCATCACCCAGAACATAGCGAACGTTATGAACGGGCGCAAGAGTTTGTGCAAGTGGTGAAGGGTTTATGGGATAGCTGGGAAGATGATGCTTTTCTCCGTGACCGCGAATCAGGGATTTATTTTGACCCCGATAAACTGCACATCCTCAACCACAAAGGTAAGCATTTTTCCGTTAAAGGCCCGTTAAACGTCGGTCGCCCACCCCAAGGCTACCCAGTGATTGTGCAAGCTGGAGCTTCGGAAGCTGGAAGAGACTTGGCAGCACAAACTGCGGAAGTGATTTTCACAGCCAATCAAACTTTAGCTGATGCCCAGGAATTTTATGCTGACGTAAAAGGTCGGTTGGCAAAATATGGACGCTCTCCAGACGACCTCAAAATCATGCCTGGGGCTTTTCCAGTCATTGGACGGACTGAGGAAGAAGCTCAAGAAAAATACGAATTCATCCAATCTTTGATTCATCCTGATGTGGCTTGGGGAATCTTAAAGAACTACTACAAAGGTGTGGATTTATCCAAATATTCCTTTGATGATTTAGCTCCTGAACTCCCCAACGATACCAACAATAACAAAAGTCGTCTGAAACTAGTCAAGGATTTAGCTAATCGTGGAACTTTGACTCTGCGCCAATTGTATCTTGCCCTAGCTACTGCGCGGGGTCATCGCACCATCATCGGTACTCCCGAAAGCATTGCTGACCAGTTAGAAGAGTGGTTTAACAACGGTGCAGCCGATGGGTTTAATATTATGCCCCCCATACTGCCCACAGGATTGGATGACTTTGTGAATTTAGTGGTTCCCATACTCCAAAAGCGCGGATTATTCCGTACTGAGTATGAAGGTAGCACCCTGCGGGAAAACTTGGGATTACGTCGTCCGGTGAATCAGTTTGTTACTCAAAAAGAGTCTCATACCAATTCACAATTCGCAATTCGCAGTTCGCAATTAAAAAACTTAGATGCAGCAAAACTTTCAGGGTTTACATCTGTATCAGGTTTTTCGTGAAATGGTCTCAGCGATTGGTTTTGGCGTAAAGACAAGATGGTTTTCGGTTCGTAGTGAGGACTTCAGTCCTCATTAAAAACTTACTCAGCAATCATTCTGTAATTCTTTAGAGGATAGAAATCATGACAGAATATAGCAGATTAAAAACCTCCCGTTCCGCCGCTATTAAAGCAAAACTTGATTATCCGGTAATTGATACCGATGTTCATACCAATGATTTCACCCCAGCTTTAGAAGATTACATTGCTAATTACGGTGGTGCAGAACTTGTAGACGCATTACGCAAAGCCGAATCTTCTCGTCTCAACTCCAAAGTCAACGGTAAAGACTGGTATCAACAAACCCCAGAAGAACGGCAATATAACCGCACAATTCGTTCTCCTTGGTGGGCGAGAGTTACCCGCAATACTTTAGATTTAGCTACTTACACTTTGCCAGAACTCTTTTATGAGCGTCAGGCAGAACAAGGTTCAGACTATTCTGTATTATTTCCTAACAATGTATTGGTGCCGGCTGGAGCTAAACCAGAACATCGCCAAGCATTGCAACGGGCTGTAAATCATTATCATGCTGACTTGTATCGCAAATATAGCGATCGCCTCACGGTAGTTGCTGGTATCCCCATGACTACCCCCCAAGAAGCGATTGAAGAGCTAGAATTTGCTGTAAAAACACTAGGGCTAAAAGTAGCAAATATTCCTGGTGGTGTAAAACGTCCCATTAAGGCGATCGCTGATAAATACCCCGCAGACCAATACCCAGAAATCGCTAAATACGCCTCCTACATTGACTTCTACGGATTGGATAGTGAATACGACTATGATCCATTCTGGGCGAAAGCAGTGGAATTAGGTGTACCCATTACTACCCACTACGGCAGTCAAGGTTGGACTGGACGCTCCTCCATTAGCAACTACATGAATAACCACATCGGTCACTTTGCTGATGGTTCACAAGCATTTGCGAAAGCATTGTTCTTTGGTGGTGTAACCAAGCGTTTCCCACAATTGCGCGTCGCTATGCTCGAAGGTGGCGCAGATTGGGGCGCACACGTCTACATTCACCTAGTAGACCGTTTCTCCAAACGCAATCTCCAAGGACTACAAAACTACAACCCAGAACTCACCAATGCTAACGAGTTGTACGCATTGTTTGAGCGTTTCGGTAGCGAATTCTTAGAAGCTCATCCCCTCACCAAAGAAGAATTAACAAAGAGCGTCTTAGGTTCTTCTTTTAACCGTCATAGCCGTTCACCCATTGGTAGTGAACTAGAAGACTTTGCGGTGGCTGGAATTGAAACTATTGAAGATATTCGCGATCGCTGGGTAAATAGCTTCTTCTTTGGTTCTGAATCTGATGAT contains:
- a CDS encoding LLM class flavin-dependent oxidoreductase, which produces MSKKRKFRLGAFIQATGHHVSAWRHPDAQIDAGLNFQHYKEITQTAERGLFDAVFLADSPGVWGGAPATQKRNGKLVHFEPVTLFSALSAVTTNIGFIATASTTYEEPYTLARKFASLDHLSQGRAGWNVVTTGNENAAANFGLEHHPEHSERYERAQEFVQVVKGLWDSWEDDAFLRDRESGIYFDPDKLHILNHKGKHFSVKGPLNVGRPPQGYPVIVQAGASEAGRDLAAQTAEVIFTANQTLADAQEFYADVKGRLAKYGRSPDDLKIMPGAFPVIGRTEEEAQEKYEFIQSLIHPDVAWGILKNYYKGVDLSKYSFDDLAPELPNDTNNNKSRLKLVKDLANRGTLTLRQLYLALATARGHRTIIGTPESIADQLEEWFNNGAADGFNIMPPILPTGLDDFVNLVVPILQKRGLFRTEYEGSTLRENLGLRRPVNQFVTQKESHTNSQFAIRSSQLKNLDAAKLSGFTSVSGFS
- a CDS encoding amidohydrolase family protein, with translation MTEYSRLKTSRSAAIKAKLDYPVIDTDVHTNDFTPALEDYIANYGGAELVDALRKAESSRLNSKVNGKDWYQQTPEERQYNRTIRSPWWARVTRNTLDLATYTLPELFYERQAEQGSDYSVLFPNNVLVPAGAKPEHRQALQRAVNHYHADLYRKYSDRLTVVAGIPMTTPQEAIEELEFAVKTLGLKVANIPGGVKRPIKAIADKYPADQYPEIAKYASYIDFYGLDSEYDYDPFWAKAVELGVPITTHYGSQGWTGRSSISNYMNNHIGHFADGSQAFAKALFFGGVTKRFPQLRVAMLEGGADWGAHVYIHLVDRFSKRNLQGLQNYNPELTNANELYALFERFGSEFLEAHPLTKEELTKSVLGSSFNRHSRSPIGSELEDFAVAGIETIEDIRDRWVNSFFFGSESDDRTIGAAFNDKANPLKVKINAIYSSDVGHWDVPDLTDPLAESWDLVQEGVISEADFKAYVFGNPYKFYTQANPDFFKGTAIESKVSTTSPQADKNLVVA
- a CDS encoding iron uptake porin encodes the protein MLRLLWNYFLVVPTIFGTFLVISSASKAIELPEQKIIAENADIPAQEIAQNLPESSNSSSKNPETDNSTTQLTGQVTSVSQLSDVRPTDWAFQALQSLVERYGVIAGYPDGTFKGNRALTRYEFAAGLNAALDRLNELIASNTGELVRKEDLATLQKLQEQFATELAQLRGRLDTLEARTAEVEANQFSTTTKLVGDAIFVAADTFGDRANNTPANDTKDSTNTFFSYRVRLNLQTSFTGRDQLTTILTAGSAVPNLTSTTGTAMTRFTFDTDGREGTYLSQLVYRFPVGKKATVWVGTRALQPAVFTPTINASVGGLNGALSRFATFNPTIYRPGFDGAGAAFAYKFNSQLQLNLGYIVNDSQANRPADGNGFFNGNSLALGQLTYSPSRQLDVALAYGRKYFGTGTGFNLTGGTGSAFSRNPFEQNATTSDNFGLQFNWRTSSRFHLGGWFGYTLAHQQNGSDNDATIINGALTLAFPDLGKQGNVGGFIIGVPPKVTSNDYRPRPNAARREDPDTSLHLEAFYTWRVSDNIRITPSCFVITKPEHNGANDPIWVGAVRTTFSF